CCAAGGTTCTTACGTCGTTATCACAATTTGGGTGCTGAGATTATTGGTGCTGTTGGAAATTATGTAAATGATGTGAAAGCCGTTGATTTTCCAAACGAAAGAGAACAGTATTAATATATCCATGTTATGCATGGTATAAATTAAGGACAATCAGATCATCAAAGATTTGATTGTTCTTTTATTTTAGTCTTATGTATCCAATTCTATTAGAAGACAATCATCTTATTGCGATAAACAAACCTTCTGGTGCTATCGTTCAAGGAGATCAAACGGGTGATACGCCAATCACTGATGAAATGAAAGAATTTATTAAGAAACGTGATAATAAGCCTGGTAATGTATATCTTGGTTTGCCTCATCGTTTAGATAGACCTACTTCCGGGGTTCTACTTCTTTCAAAGACATCGAAAGCATTAACGCGTCTGAATAAGATGTTCCAAAGTAAAGCGGATATTCAAAAGACTTATTGGGTTGTTGTAGATAAGAAACCCAAAGTCCTTGAAGCCACTTTGGAGCACTATATGGTAAGAAATACCAAGCAGAACAAATCATATGCTTATCCTAATAATCGAACAGATTCCAAAAAGGCTTCTTTGACTTATCGTTATCTGGATGCATCCCAAAAATATTTCTTGTTAGAGGTGGAGCTACATACAGGAAGACACCATCAGATACGTGCCCAATTGGCAGCTATCGGATTACACATAAAAGGAGATTTGAAATATGGAGCTTCTCGTTCTAATGAGAGTGGAGGAATCCATCTTCATGCTCGCAAGCTCCATTTTGCTCATCCTGTTACAAAAGAACCAACAACGATTATCGCTCCAACTCCTGAGGATCCTGTTTGGAACTATTTTGAAACAAGGAGCTAAATATTTTTTAGTTCTTCCCCTGAGAATCTAAATGGGAGTAGATTATTTACTCCCTCAATAACCTCAATCTGATCTTGTCCATCTAAGATGACTGTCATGATGTTTTTACTTCGTTTTTCGACCTCTGATAGTACTTGACAGCATGCACCACATGGTTTAATGGTCTCTTGTGTTAAGTTGTTTCTAAAGAACGCGGAGATAGCAATGACATTAACCGCAACATCTGGGTGTTGACTTTGTGCATAAAAAAGGGCTGTTCGTTCTGCACATAATCCAGAAGGATAAGCTGCATTTTCTTGGTTGTTTCCGCCAAAAACTGCGCCATTTTCTAGAAGTAAAGCTGCGCCTACTCTAAATTGAGAATAGGGTGCATATGATTTCTGTGTCTCTTCTCTTGCGCGAAGCACTAGTGCTTTATAACTATCTGGTAACTCCTCTATGTTGCAATATATTTTATATTGTAGTTTTTTTTCTGCTATCTTCATAAAATGACGTGGGTTTATCCTGTAATGTTATTTTATTGTCGTTAAAATTAATTATTATATGATTGCCCCGACAAAACTACTTCAAATTCTTACGGAACCGTGATATTACATCATATTTTGCAATAAAATGGTGAGTATTGTCAACTTAGCTAAAAAGCTTTCATTTTCTTGAACTGAATCTTATAGAAGTATGTTGTAATTAGTAGCCCCTATGATTAAGTTATGGCATATATATTGTATGCGTAATCTAATTCGCATATTATTATTTCAATTTTCGTATAATGAAGTACAGTTTTATATTGTTTTTTATGTTGCTTGTTTCTGGATGTTCTCTCCTTAAAATTGAAACAGAACAAGTACCCTTAACTAATTATGAAGTGAACATTCGAGAGTTATTACAACGACAAGGGGTTACCTCGATCGAATTGTTTAATAACCATTGTGATTCTCTGTTATATGCCACAAATTCCATTCAAGAAAAGCAGTCTCTGATAAGATTAAAACTTAATTTTCTCTCTGGAATAGAGTCCTCAATGTATCAAAATCCTCCTATCTATGCTTTAGTGGACACATGGATATTTATAGGTCAAGTGGATGAACTGTTGTCTTCAGACAGACTGAAATATGATGGAATAAATCATAATATGAAATTAGACTCTCTCTATCGTGGTTTTTGTGAATTCTCAAAGAGTACATTAAGAAGAGCCGATTATAAACAGAAACTTAATTTTGTCTCTGCCTATATAAAAGAGCATAAGATGACATCAATTGAACTTGATAAATCTAGTCCATTGGATGCTTATCTGCAGTCTGAGCAGATTCCAGACACTGCGTTTATTCATACCACAGGAACACTTCCTCAAGTAATGTCCGATATGAACAATAGAATTACATTTAAGAGTGGGGCTGTCACAGATAAACTACGAATGGAATCAAAACTATTAGCACTAAAAGCAGGTGTCGATTCTGTGAATGTTCAAGCGACATTAGATTCTATTCAAATTCAATTTGATCGATTTAATACACTAGTGCAACAAACACCTGATCAATTTCATGAAGAGATGCAGCATCTCATTCAAAATGTATCTCCACTATTGGTACGTATTGATAGGCAGTGGGGAAACACACTGACCCTTATTCATCATGAGCGTGTTGCTGTAGATTCACTCATCGCGCGCGAGCGATTCAATATGGATCAATTGATTGCTCGGGAAAGAGAAATCGCATATCAAAGGATCGATGATATGGCAGTCAATGTAACCAAACAGGCAATGTCTAGTGTTGAAGATATGGTCTCTTCTGTCTTAATCTATGTAATACTATTTTTTATCGTTATCCTAGTTGTTCCTTTTGCTATGGGTTTTCTTTCTGGTCGTTGGTCTGAAAAACATAAAAATAGAAAAAAGTAGACCTTTCTATATTTTTACTGTCTTCTTGCTAATTTCATAATGGGTTTCGAAATGAAAGTATGTATCTTTTATTTCGAAACCCATTTTTGTTTTTTTCTCCTTTTTGTTTAATTATCGAGTATATGTGTCATAAATTAGATGTTTATTCTGACTATTTGTAAGTATTTTATTCTTTTTGTTAACAATAATTTAATGTTGTTATAACTATCTGATTTAATGATAGTTATTATAGTCTAAGGTTGGGGTGTTCTGTGCATATTATCACTTTGATACAGGATTGTGTTTGAAATAATCTGTCTAATATGTATATTTGCTTACATATTCATGGTAAAATAGCCTTATTAGTTATTGATTGTAAGGTTCCCGATTTGTATATCACTTCCAAGAAAATGATTATCATGAATAAGTTACGTTTTCCAAAATTCAAGTAAAATACTATATAATTATGCAGAGAAGATTTCCGAAAGCTCAGGGTCTTTATGATTCTGTCCATGAACATGACGCATGTGGAATTGGTTTTGTTGCCCACATTAAAGGTCAACCCTCCCATGATATTGTTAAACGAGGTTTGGTTGTTCTTCGTAACATGGATCACCGTGGTGCGACAAGTTCAGATAATCAAACGGGCGATGGTGCAGGAATTCTCCTTCAAGTTCCACATAGTTACTATATCTCAAAAGGTTTACTAACATCCCAAAATGTAGGAACATACGGAACAGGCCTTATCTTTCTTCCTAATAATGAAGAGGAGGCTACATTATGTTGTGATGTTATGGATCGTTATGCAAAGGCTGAAGGGTTGTCTCTTCTGTCATGGCGAAATGTACCTGTGGATAGTAGTTGTGTTGGAGAGATTGCATTACGAACAGAGCCGCA
The Prolixibacteraceae bacterium DNA segment above includes these coding regions:
- a CDS encoding RNA pseudouridine synthase, whose product is MYPILLEDNHLIAINKPSGAIVQGDQTGDTPITDEMKEFIKKRDNKPGNVYLGLPHRLDRPTSGVLLLSKTSKALTRLNKMFQSKADIQKTYWVVVDKKPKVLEATLEHYMVRNTKQNKSYAYPNNRTDSKKASLTYRYLDASQKYFLLEVELHTGRHHQIRAQLAAIGLHIKGDLKYGASRSNESGGIHLHARKLHFAHPVTKEPTTIIAPTPEDPVWNYFETRS
- the cdd gene encoding cytidine deaminase; translation: MKIAEKKLQYKIYCNIEELPDSYKALVLRAREETQKSYAPYSQFRVGAALLLENGAVFGGNNQENAAYPSGLCAERTALFYAQSQHPDVAVNVIAISAFFRNNLTQETIKPCGACCQVLSEVEKRSKNIMTVILDGQDQIEVIEGVNNLLPFRFSGEELKNI